A region from the Desulfoglaeba alkanexedens ALDC genome encodes:
- a CDS encoding MaoC family dehydratase: MQYERGKKYEELTIGEKASFSKTISETDVYLFAGISGDFNPMHVNEAYARQTQFGARVAHGPLTQSLIAPVLGTKLPGLGTVALELFCRFRAPVYIGDTVTAIAEVSEKLAKKRWVRLKLTWFNQKQELVAEGEALVMPPG; this comes from the coding sequence GTGCAGTATGAGAGAGGTAAAAAGTATGAAGAACTGACAATCGGTGAGAAAGCCTCATTCAGTAAAACGATTTCAGAAACCGATGTTTATCTGTTTGCCGGCATCAGCGGGGATTTCAACCCGATGCATGTCAACGAAGCCTATGCTCGGCAGACGCAGTTTGGCGCCCGTGTCGCGCATGGACCGTTAACGCAAAGCTTGATCGCGCCGGTTTTGGGAACCAAGCTACCTGGGCTGGGCACGGTGGCGTTGGAATTGTTCTGCAGGTTCAGGGCCCCTGTTTATATCGGAGATACAGTGACGGCTATCGCCGAGGTTTCGGAAAAACTGGCAAAGAAAAGGTGGGTTCGCCTCAAGCTGACCTGGTTCAATCAGAAACAGGAACTGGTGGCCGAGGGGGAAGCCCTGGTTATGCCTCCAGGGTGA
- a CDS encoding Zn-ribbon domain-containing OB-fold protein gives MEKHFKTIDSIVWLPHRYAVGQTFYKFYEGLREKKILGNVCPECGKRWVPPRSFCPVCNTDIKDWMEVSQQGHIESWTRARREFYGQPVRPPFLAALIQLDGTDCRFLHLVHKPGLDLEMEKDVSGAVSKGQRVQAVWKEERQGHLLDINYFEILD, from the coding sequence ATGGAGAAGCATTTCAAGACAATCGATTCCATTGTTTGGCTTCCCCACAGGTATGCTGTAGGCCAGACATTCTACAAATTCTACGAAGGGCTCAGGGAGAAAAAAATACTCGGAAACGTGTGCCCGGAATGCGGAAAAAGGTGGGTTCCCCCCAGGTCATTCTGCCCGGTTTGCAATACGGACATAAAGGACTGGATGGAAGTTTCCCAGCAGGGGCATATAGAATCCTGGACTCGTGCCAGGCGGGAATTCTACGGTCAGCCGGTCAGGCCGCCCTTCCTTGCAGCCCTGATCCAGCTTGACGGAACAGACTGCAGGTTCCTGCACCTGGTACACAAACCAGGGCTTGACCTAGAAATGGAGAAGGATGTTTCAGGGGCTGTTTCCAAAGGACAAAGAGTGCAGGCTGTTTGGAAGGAAGAACGACAGGGACACCTGCTGGATATCAACTACTTTGAAATATTGGATTGA
- a CDS encoding biotin/lipoyl-containing protein, which translates to MRKEILAPMPGVIVKVLVNVGDTVREGDDVVILESMKMENQISAQVSGTVKEILVAAEDRVADQQTLIILA; encoded by the coding sequence ATGAGGAAGGAAATCCTGGCGCCCATGCCCGGCGTCATAGTGAAGGTCCTGGTAAATGTCGGCGACACAGTGCGTGAGGGTGACGATGTGGTCATTCTGGAATCCATGAAAATGGAAAACCAGATCAGTGCGCAAGTGAGTGGAACCGTAAAGGAGATTCTGGTGGCGGCGGAGGATCGTGTCGCCGATCAACAGACACTGATCATCCTGGCATGA
- a CDS encoding ABC transporter permease: MGGVFPGNGDPATAPVQVDRRLVCVSAALSHHLGVALSYNGCLWLAFLLKSFIFASLAVGFAMLVKSHADQAMVNSFVITPMAFLGGTFFPIEHLPHWAQKMLYLLPLTHAADAIRASSFGKAPEIRDYLILAGIAVSAFIFAIMTVNKARD, translated from the coding sequence GTGGGCGGTGTATTTCCGGGAAATGGTGATCCTGCGACGGCGCCTGTCCAGGTTGATCGGCGCCTGGTCTGTGTCTCCGCTGCTCTATCTCATCACCTCGGCGTCGCTCTTTCTTACAACGGCTGTTTATGGCTGGCCTTCCTGTTGAAGAGCTTTATCTTCGCCTCCCTCGCGGTGGGCTTTGCCATGCTGGTCAAGTCCCACGCGGACCAGGCCATGGTCAACAGCTTTGTCATTACCCCGATGGCATTTCTCGGCGGCACGTTCTTCCCCATCGAACATCTTCCGCATTGGGCACAGAAGATGCTTTATCTGCTTCCCTTGACCCATGCCGCCGATGCGATTCGGGCATCATCGTTTGGAAAGGCGCCGGAGATTCGCGACTATCTTATTCTTGCCGGCATCGCTGTCTCAGCTTTCATCTTTGCGATCATGACTGTCAATAAAGCCAGGGATTAA
- a CDS encoding SHOCT domain-containing protein — protein MVMRCLMAVLLAVALGLSGCNKDFWGGGATGALGTGAAYEIQSKRQMDQLEEDYKSGKITKEEYEIRKDQIRKGSVIY, from the coding sequence ATGGTGATGCGTTGTCTGATGGCCGTTTTGCTGGCTGTGGCTCTCGGTTTATCGGGTTGCAACAAGGACTTCTGGGGCGGCGGCGCAACTGGAGCCCTCGGAACGGGTGCCGCCTATGAGATTCAGAGCAAGCGCCAGATGGACCAATTAGAAGAGGACTACAAGAGCGGAAAGATCACCAAGGAAGAATACGAAATACGGAAGGACCAGATCCGAAAGGGGTCCGTCATTTACTGA
- a CDS encoding enoyl-CoA hydratase-related protein, whose protein sequence is MSDTILQEKTADGKLILTLNRPAAMNCMNFELITTLGQIMEEVNFDPSVRVVLITGAPPPDGKKPSFSAGADLIERRSFTEQQVRSFIATVRKTLIAVENAKVPVIAVLNGYAFGGGTELALACDIRIASSNVLMGLTETSLAVIPGGGGTQRLPRIVGLAKAKELIYTARRIDAESALRIGLVNQVVAPERLMDAALALAEEITCNGPIAVQQAKFALNKGTECSLDVALSLESKAYEITIPTRDRLEALQAFAEKRKPVFKGE, encoded by the coding sequence ATGTCCGATACCATCCTGCAAGAAAAGACGGCAGACGGCAAGCTGATCCTGACATTGAACAGACCTGCGGCAATGAACTGCATGAATTTTGAGCTGATTACAACGCTGGGGCAAATCATGGAGGAGGTCAATTTCGATCCCTCGGTGCGGGTAGTCCTTATTACCGGTGCGCCTCCTCCGGATGGGAAAAAACCCTCCTTTTCGGCCGGCGCCGATCTTATCGAAAGGAGAAGCTTCACCGAGCAGCAGGTACGAAGCTTTATCGCCACGGTTCGCAAGACCTTGATCGCCGTGGAAAATGCAAAAGTTCCAGTAATAGCTGTACTCAACGGCTACGCCTTCGGCGGCGGGACAGAGCTTGCCCTCGCCTGTGACATAAGGATTGCTTCTTCCAATGTTCTGATGGGGTTGACCGAGACCAGCCTGGCGGTGATCCCCGGAGGCGGGGGCACTCAGCGGCTGCCGCGTATCGTTGGACTGGCAAAGGCAAAAGAGCTGATCTACACGGCCAGGAGGATCGATGCCGAAAGCGCGCTCCGCATCGGCCTGGTGAATCAGGTCGTTGCACCGGAGCGGCTGATGGATGCGGCTTTAGCTCTGGCCGAGGAAATCACCTGCAACGGTCCGATCGCTGTGCAACAGGCGAAATTTGCCCTGAACAAAGGCACCGAATGCAGTCTGGACGTGGCGCTATCGCTGGAATCAAAAGCATACGAAATAACCATACCAACCCGAGACCGGTTAGAAGCGTTGCAGGCGTTCGCCGAAAAACGCAAGCCGGTTTTCAAGGGAGAGTAG
- a CDS encoding acyl-CoA carboxylase subunit beta, with the protein MNEVGTVFSREQEDNMNHWLNEERQIYALWERAYNPGGQKQIERLAKQGKKPVRELVKQLIDPDSEFLELSRGAGFGINYETAMDVPSAGLVTGIGKVHGNWVMVIANDSRVKAGAYYPISCKKHLRAQNIAEQCGLPCIYIGDSAGGFLPMQDRVFPGQGQFGRFFFNMCRMSAKGLKQYTLSTGGNTAGGAYTVYLADESIMIDKLAYSFLGGPPMVKSAIGEDVTMEELGGAKVHTSISGGADHFVHTQDEGIEKLRELLSYDPPQKLFIDRRPTMPPKVDADHIYRVLPKDPYRGVKVREIIACIADDSEFSEYKEKYNPGRADNIVCGKIHLKGIPVGIVAANGIGVIFVDAARKATEWVIRCCSQRIPILYIQASPGYMVGTQEEYAGIGKYGSDMVRAAACAAVPKIQWVIGPDHGAANYGMCGRAYDPHFIFNTMRGRTSVMSGRTAGYILTSLERANARKQGREMNESELREFEKMMVEKYSREAHPFYTEARLYHDGTIPLRDCRDTLATAFEVSLLKPIGESSFGNFKF; encoded by the coding sequence ATGAATGAGGTTGGAACAGTCTTCAGTCGGGAACAGGAAGATAACATGAACCATTGGTTGAATGAAGAGAGGCAGATTTATGCTCTGTGGGAAAGGGCATACAACCCCGGGGGGCAAAAACAGATCGAGCGCCTTGCAAAGCAGGGGAAAAAGCCGGTCAGGGAGCTGGTAAAGCAGCTTATCGACCCGGACAGCGAATTCCTTGAGTTGAGCAGAGGAGCGGGGTTCGGCATCAACTATGAAACGGCCATGGACGTTCCCTCGGCGGGGCTGGTTACCGGCATCGGGAAAGTTCACGGCAATTGGGTAATGGTTATTGCCAACGACAGCCGGGTTAAGGCTGGCGCCTACTATCCCATCAGCTGTAAGAAACATTTGCGCGCACAGAATATCGCCGAGCAATGCGGCCTGCCCTGTATATACATCGGCGACTCGGCCGGGGGGTTCCTGCCCATGCAGGATCGCGTGTTCCCGGGGCAGGGTCAGTTTGGCCGCTTTTTTTTCAACATGTGCCGGATGTCCGCCAAGGGCCTCAAGCAATACACCTTGAGCACCGGAGGCAACACTGCCGGAGGCGCCTACACGGTTTACCTGGCTGATGAGTCGATCATGATCGACAAGCTGGCCTACTCTTTTTTGGGAGGCCCCCCGATGGTCAAGTCCGCCATCGGCGAAGATGTGACCATGGAAGAGCTCGGCGGCGCCAAGGTGCATACCTCCATATCCGGCGGGGCCGACCATTTTGTCCATACTCAGGACGAAGGCATCGAAAAGCTTCGGGAGCTGCTGAGCTACGATCCGCCGCAGAAACTTTTCATAGACAGGCGCCCCACCATGCCTCCCAAGGTTGACGCCGACCATATTTACAGGGTCCTTCCGAAAGATCCCTATCGTGGCGTGAAAGTCCGCGAGATCATCGCCTGCATCGCGGACGATTCCGAATTCAGTGAATACAAGGAAAAGTATAATCCGGGTCGTGCAGACAACATTGTCTGCGGCAAGATCCACCTGAAGGGTATCCCGGTTGGAATCGTGGCCGCCAACGGGATCGGTGTGATCTTCGTGGATGCGGCCAGAAAAGCGACCGAATGGGTCATCCGGTGCTGCTCCCAGCGGATTCCCATTCTCTACATCCAGGCCTCGCCGGGCTACATGGTGGGGACTCAGGAGGAGTACGCGGGCATTGGAAAGTATGGCTCCGATATGGTCAGAGCGGCGGCATGCGCCGCTGTGCCCAAGATCCAGTGGGTCATCGGCCCCGATCACGGCGCCGCGAATTATGGCATGTGCGGCAGGGCTTACGATCCGCATTTCATATTCAACACCATGCGGGGTCGCACGTCGGTGATGTCGGGGCGAACGGCAGGCTACATTCTGACCTCCCTGGAAAGAGCGAACGCCCGAAAACAAGGCAGGGAGATGAATGAATCGGAACTGCGGGAGTTTGAAAAAATGATGGTGGAAAAATACTCCAGGGAGGCCCATCCATTTTACACGGAGGCACGCCTTTACCATGACGGCACCATACCCTTGAGGGACTGCCGCGATACCCTTGCAACGGCATTCGAGGTTTCCCTGTTGAAGCCGATTGGAGAGTCGTCTTTCGGCAACTTCAAGTTCTAG
- a CDS encoding pyruvate carboxyltransferase gives MDGQFELNYPKRIRVADVSVREGLQHEEHFIPTDAKVYYVEEAIMAGFKRLEISNFANPASLPQFRDIEQLFKRVRDSKRLSRAGINFDDIELTAVAIRETGVDRAVAARKEGWGPDRIGMMVSTDEEHHFANSGTTLPEYWREAKRCIEKCHEVGIRVFGTVSTIWGSPISGPTRLEDALEFTKRWLSIGADDIEHADHDGSAPPNQVYRYFSMIMDAIPNKDLHVAHFHVTRGWGLANVLAALQAGVEIHEGVMGGIGGQPANFIDGIPVRGTGEYYYRDPNVVGLVSLEDMLVMVDEMGIDTGIDIDRVLALGVKWEKTIGRRLRSEAILNGRIPKQPREEFKRKGLRERKVRLGEEPGQRYPADWPETVTIDPAILAGKKV, from the coding sequence ATGGATGGGCAATTTGAGCTGAACTACCCCAAGCGGATTCGCGTTGCAGACGTATCGGTTCGGGAAGGATTGCAACATGAAGAGCACTTCATCCCTACCGATGCAAAGGTGTACTACGTCGAAGAGGCGATCATGGCGGGCTTCAAGCGACTGGAGATTTCCAACTTCGCCAACCCGGCCAGCTTGCCGCAGTTCAGGGACATTGAACAGCTATTCAAACGGGTTCGCGACAGTAAACGGCTGTCGCGAGCAGGGATTAATTTTGACGATATCGAGCTTACCGCCGTCGCCATTCGGGAGACCGGAGTGGACCGGGCTGTGGCCGCCAGAAAAGAGGGATGGGGTCCGGACCGCATCGGCATGATGGTCTCTACCGATGAAGAGCATCATTTCGCCAATTCCGGGACCACGCTGCCCGAGTACTGGCGGGAAGCAAAGCGCTGCATAGAGAAATGCCATGAGGTGGGGATTCGCGTTTTCGGGACCGTGAGCACCATATGGGGCAGTCCCATTTCCGGACCAACGCGCTTGGAGGATGCCCTGGAATTTACCAAAAGATGGCTCAGTATCGGTGCGGATGACATCGAGCACGCCGATCATGACGGATCTGCGCCGCCCAATCAGGTCTATCGCTATTTTTCAATGATAATGGATGCCATTCCCAACAAGGACCTGCACGTGGCACACTTTCACGTAACCAGGGGATGGGGTCTGGCGAATGTCCTCGCCGCGCTGCAGGCCGGGGTCGAGATTCATGAAGGAGTGATGGGCGGTATAGGCGGGCAGCCTGCAAACTTCATCGACGGGATTCCAGTGCGCGGCACCGGGGAGTATTACTACCGGGATCCGAACGTCGTGGGGCTGGTCAGCCTTGAAGACATGCTGGTGATGGTGGATGAGATGGGGATCGATACCGGCATCGATATCGACCGTGTGTTGGCTCTGGGCGTCAAATGGGAAAAGACGATCGGACGGCGGCTGCGCTCCGAGGCCATCCTGAATGGTAGAATTCCCAAGCAGCCACGAGAGGAGTTCAAGCGCAAAGGACTCAGGGAGAGAAAGGTGAGGCTTGGCGAGGAGCCGGGACAGCGCTACCCCGCGGACTGGCCCGAGACCGTTACGATCGATCCCGCCATCTTGGCTGGAAAAAAGGTATAG
- a CDS encoding thiolase C-terminal domain-containing protein: MSAKVGIVGSGQTKHGNRSEISYPDLIREAVSAAFENIGIDPADIDGVVYGTMPSMMEGVALTHLYFADALRAVNKPILKTETCGSTGISLAFTGYYWIASGMADLILVVGSEKMHEGDSQATMSTVAEPFYQRYFISGAAGIFSLQGQQWAYRYGISEEKAREAAAKISMDHHKDALDNPYAHVKKRLTMEEIKNARIVVYPTRLWDICPNSDGACAVLFASEKMAKKLNRKTAWVKGVGYSGDEYWFGDSDKVVWQCAIQAARQAYDMAGIKNPLKELDVAEIYNPFTYQELIYYECFGFCEPGQAADYTLKGTFARDGELPCDPSGGTLCTNPIGATGLIRTAEAALQVTGQAGAHQIEGAKLALSHAMGGTDQFNGVMILGSED; this comes from the coding sequence ATGTCCGCTAAGGTAGGTATTGTTGGATCCGGTCAGACCAAGCACGGCAACAGGTCTGAAATCTCCTATCCTGATCTAATTCGGGAGGCGGTTTCCGCGGCATTTGAAAACATCGGCATAGACCCAGCCGATATAGACGGGGTTGTATACGGAACCATGCCTTCCATGATGGAAGGCGTGGCCCTGACGCATCTTTATTTCGCAGATGCCCTGAGGGCCGTGAACAAGCCGATTCTAAAAACCGAGACCTGCGGCTCCACAGGAATATCACTTGCGTTTACAGGCTACTACTGGATAGCCTCTGGAATGGCTGATCTTATTCTCGTAGTCGGTTCGGAAAAAATGCACGAAGGAGACAGTCAGGCTACAATGAGCACGGTGGCTGAGCCTTTTTACCAGCGCTATTTCATTTCAGGCGCAGCGGGAATATTTTCCTTGCAGGGGCAACAGTGGGCCTACAGATATGGAATTTCCGAGGAAAAGGCCAGGGAAGCTGCAGCCAAAATTTCCATGGATCATCATAAGGACGCGCTTGACAATCCGTATGCCCATGTGAAAAAGCGGCTGACAATGGAGGAGATTAAAAACGCCAGGATTGTTGTATACCCGACACGGCTCTGGGATATATGCCCTAATTCCGACGGGGCCTGTGCGGTTTTGTTTGCATCCGAAAAAATGGCCAAGAAGCTCAACCGGAAAACCGCGTGGGTCAAGGGCGTTGGATACAGCGGAGACGAATACTGGTTTGGGGACAGCGACAAGGTTGTATGGCAATGCGCCATACAGGCTGCCAGGCAAGCCTATGATATGGCAGGCATAAAGAACCCCCTTAAGGAACTGGATGTGGCGGAAATCTATAACCCGTTCACCTACCAGGAGCTCATATACTACGAATGCTTCGGATTCTGTGAACCCGGCCAGGCGGCTGACTATACTCTGAAAGGCACTTTTGCCAGGGACGGCGAGCTTCCCTGCGACCCCTCAGGAGGCACCCTATGCACCAATCCCATAGGGGCCACGGGTCTTATACGCACGGCAGAGGCCGCGCTGCAGGTGACCGGCCAGGCCGGGGCGCACCAGATAGAAGGCGCGAAATTGGCCCTGAGCCATGCCATGGGAGGAACGGATCAGTTCAACGGGGTAATGATCCTTGGCAGCGAGGATTGA
- a CDS encoding bifunctional riboflavin kinase/FAD synthetase yields the protein MELIKNITNLSKSLNNPAVTIGNFDGVHQGHQALFARVREWARKLRGQSVVITFDPHPMQVLSPQNSPRFITTAPRKLELIAASGIDVAVVIPFSREFARISAHGFVKDLLVDRIGTRMIVVGYDYRFGRNREGDIALLKELGTRYGFGVDTVSAIHLGGRLVSSTAIRNLIQDGRIHEAGTLLGRPYEITGTVVQGRARGGRLLGFPTANIKIVDQVPPKPGVYAVEVELEGQIFGGAANFGYNPTFGDSEPSLEVHILDFTGDLYGSTLTVRFIERLRDEMKFTGPEPLMAQIRKDISRAREILSGKDVRMAASG from the coding sequence ATGGAACTCATCAAGAATATAACCAACCTGTCCAAATCACTCAATAATCCAGCTGTAACCATCGGAAATTTCGACGGCGTCCACCAGGGCCACCAGGCCCTTTTCGCCCGCGTCAGGGAATGGGCCCGAAAACTTCGGGGTCAGTCAGTAGTGATCACCTTCGACCCTCACCCCATGCAGGTCCTGTCACCGCAGAACAGCCCCCGTTTCATCACCACGGCCCCGCGGAAACTCGAACTCATCGCCGCCAGCGGGATCGACGTTGCCGTGGTGATTCCGTTCAGCAGGGAGTTCGCCCGGATCTCGGCCCACGGTTTTGTGAAGGACTTGTTAGTGGACCGCATCGGCACCCGCATGATCGTGGTGGGCTATGACTACCGGTTCGGCAGGAACCGTGAAGGCGACATCGCACTCCTGAAAGAGCTGGGAACGCGCTACGGTTTCGGTGTGGACACGGTGTCCGCCATCCATCTGGGCGGCAGGCTGGTGAGCAGCACCGCCATCCGGAACCTCATCCAGGACGGCCGGATCCACGAAGCGGGAACCCTCCTGGGGCGCCCCTACGAGATCACCGGAACCGTGGTGCAAGGTCGTGCACGGGGCGGACGGCTTCTCGGCTTTCCCACCGCCAACATCAAGATCGTCGACCAAGTTCCGCCGAAACCGGGCGTCTACGCGGTGGAAGTGGAACTGGAAGGGCAGATCTTCGGAGGCGCCGCCAATTTCGGGTACAACCCCACCTTCGGAGATTCCGAACCTTCCCTGGAGGTCCACATCCTTGACTTCACAGGCGACCTGTACGGGAGCACCCTCACCGTGCGCTTCATCGAACGGCTTCGCGACGAGATGAAATTCACGGGGCCGGAACCGCTCATGGCGCAGATCCGGAAGGATATATCTAGAGCGCGCGAGATCCTGTCCGGGAAAGACGTCAGGATGGCCGCTTCGGGTTAG
- a CDS encoding Zn-ribbon domain-containing OB-fold protein, with protein MLTTDKKGNPIIEDEVIIEYSLAVGPTWNRFFEGLSMQKIFGTRCPACGRVLVPARAFCPRCFEEMNEWVELSQEGTVEGWIFVNYEYFGMPVKPPFVCGNIRLDGADCGFVHLIGGFEYEKIEDVRKHVHNGIRVRAEWNPQKPGNIFDIKHFKPIP; from the coding sequence ATGCTTACAACAGACAAAAAGGGCAACCCTATCATAGAGGACGAGGTCATAATAGAATACAGTCTGGCTGTCGGCCCCACATGGAACCGCTTCTTTGAGGGGCTGAGCATGCAAAAAATCTTCGGCACGAGGTGCCCTGCCTGCGGCAGGGTCCTGGTTCCTGCCAGGGCCTTCTGCCCAAGGTGCTTTGAAGAAATGAACGAGTGGGTCGAGCTTTCACAGGAAGGAACAGTTGAGGGGTGGATTTTCGTCAACTACGAGTATTTCGGAATGCCTGTGAAACCGCCCTTTGTATGCGGCAATATCCGGTTGGATGGCGCTGACTGCGGTTTTGTTCACCTGATAGGAGGTTTTGAGTATGAAAAAATCGAAGATGTTAGAAAACATGTACACAACGGCATCAGGGTAAGAGCAGAGTGGAATCCGCAGAAGCCAGGCAATATTTTTGACATAAAGCATTTTAAGCCGATTCCCTGA
- the hflX gene encoding GTPase HflX, whose translation MDFNTIRRLQLIGKVYGQINGIKSQVRKRIDNLYRRRIAPETVVSPEVARDMARFSFEAGRQIGLMVARDGTVEMVLVGEPNSIYIPDLPKSRGGRGRLRGLRFVHTHLKEEPLNQDDLMDLIFLRLDCIAAVRVDERGGAKEVEIAHIFPGCHGEHSGWEILPPEPCAAPRTDFLQLIGSLEDELEKNRRAESVETRKDRAILVSVAGSERRDVRASVKELEELAQAAGITVAETIIQRQRQVNPKYLIGKGKLGEIMVAALQHGVDLLIFDQELNPSQVRAITDTTELRVIDRTQLILDIFAQRAQSREGKIQVEMAQLKYLLPRLGVKDDALSRLRGGIGVRGPGETKLEINRRRIKDRIAHLDRELTAVRKNRSQRRSRRLRNELPIISIVGYTNAGKSTLLNTLTQSRVFVEDQLFATLDPTSRRLRFPRDLEVIVTDTVGFIRDLPSDLLEAFAATLEELHDADLLLHVVDVSSPQCEEHIRSVEDVLEQLGLQRKPILLALNKMDRLSDEEVTRAVRRFGGVPISALSTETLRPLISALEDRVERLVIEEAPEAAAEDSAEEGGAAPEDVAAGESLVL comes from the coding sequence GTGGACTTCAACACGATAAGGAGGTTACAGCTTATCGGCAAGGTATACGGTCAGATCAACGGCATCAAGAGCCAGGTTAGGAAACGCATCGATAATCTCTATCGTCGCCGGATCGCTCCCGAAACTGTCGTCTCGCCGGAAGTGGCGAGAGACATGGCGCGTTTTTCATTTGAGGCGGGACGCCAGATCGGGCTGATGGTGGCCCGTGATGGGACGGTGGAGATGGTCCTTGTGGGGGAGCCGAACTCGATTTACATCCCGGACCTTCCCAAGAGCCGCGGCGGGCGGGGCCGGTTGCGCGGCCTGCGCTTCGTCCACACCCACCTCAAGGAAGAACCCCTGAACCAGGACGACCTGATGGACCTCATCTTCCTGCGGCTGGACTGTATCGCGGCCGTTCGGGTGGATGAACGCGGCGGCGCCAAGGAAGTGGAAATCGCGCACATCTTTCCGGGGTGCCACGGGGAGCACTCCGGGTGGGAAATCCTGCCTCCGGAACCCTGCGCGGCCCCGCGGACCGATTTCCTGCAACTCATCGGTTCCCTGGAAGACGAACTGGAAAAGAACCGCCGGGCGGAGTCCGTGGAAACCCGCAAAGACCGGGCGATTCTGGTGAGCGTCGCCGGTTCCGAGCGCCGGGATGTCCGGGCGTCCGTGAAGGAGCTGGAAGAATTAGCGCAGGCCGCCGGCATCACGGTGGCGGAAACCATCATCCAGCGGCAACGGCAGGTCAACCCTAAGTACCTGATCGGCAAAGGGAAACTGGGCGAAATCATGGTGGCGGCGCTCCAGCACGGGGTGGACCTCCTTATCTTCGACCAGGAACTGAACCCATCCCAGGTGCGCGCCATCACCGATACGACGGAACTTCGCGTCATCGACCGCACTCAGCTCATTCTGGACATTTTTGCGCAGAGGGCTCAGAGCCGAGAAGGGAAGATCCAGGTGGAAATGGCGCAGCTCAAGTACCTGTTGCCGCGCCTCGGGGTGAAAGACGACGCCCTTTCGAGGCTCCGCGGCGGGATCGGGGTGCGGGGCCCCGGGGAAACGAAGCTCGAGATCAACCGGCGGCGCATCAAGGACCGGATCGCCCACCTGGACAGGGAATTGACCGCGGTCCGGAAAAACCGATCGCAGCGGCGTTCGAGGCGGCTCCGGAACGAGCTGCCCATCATTTCCATCGTGGGCTACACCAACGCCGGCAAATCGACGCTCCTGAACACGCTCACCCAAAGCCGGGTGTTTGTGGAGGATCAGCTTTTCGCTACGCTGGACCCCACCAGTCGGCGACTGCGGTTTCCGCGGGATCTGGAAGTGATCGTGACCGACACCGTCGGGTTCATCCGCGATCTCCCTTCGGATCTTCTGGAAGCCTTCGCCGCCACGCTGGAAGAACTCCACGACGCCGATCTGCTGCTCCACGTGGTGGATGTGAGCAGCCCTCAGTGCGAAGAGCACATCCGGTCCGTGGAAGACGTCTTGGAACAGCTGGGGCTTCAGCGGAAGCCCATCCTGCTCGCCCTCAACAAGATGGACCGGCTGAGCGACGAAGAAGTGACGCGGGCGGTCAGAAGATTCGGCGGTGTCCCTATCTCGGCGCTTTCCACCGAAACGTTGCGGCCCCTCATTTCGGCCTTGGAGGACCGGGTGGAGCGGCTGGTGATCGAGGAGGCTCCCGAGGCCGCAGCGGAGGATTCCGCGGAGGAAGGCGGGGCGGCGCCGGAAGATGTGGCAGCAGGCGAATCCTTAGTCCTGTAG